The Ascaphus truei isolate aAscTru1 chromosome 11, aAscTru1.hap1, whole genome shotgun sequence genome includes a window with the following:
- the LOC142463115 gene encoding cytohesin-3-like isoform X3, protein MGRKKFNMDPKKGIQFLLENDLLQNTAEEIAQFLYKGEGLNKTVIGDYLGERDDFNIQVLHAFVELHEFADLNLVQALRQFLWSFRLPGEAQKIDRMMEAFASRYCLCNPGVFQSTDTCYVLSFAIIMLNTSLHNPNVRDKPAVERFISMNRGINEGGDLPEELLRNLYDSIKNEPFKIPEDDGNDLTHTFFNPDREGWLLKLDPISRKQFQDSIPGVAA, encoded by the exons ATGGGAAGAAAAAAATTCAACATGGACCCCAAAAAG GGGATCCAGTTTCTCCTAGAGAATGACTTGCTGCAGAACACCGCGGAGGAGATAGCTCAGTTCCTGTACAAAGGGGAAGGACTCAATAAAACAGTAATTGGTGATTACCTGGGGGAAAG ggatGATTTTAACATTCAAGTCCTTCATGCCTTCGTTGAACTCCATGAATTTGCTGATTTGAATCTTGTCCAGGCGTTAAG ACAGTTTCTGTGGAGTTTCAGGCTCCCTGGAGAGGCCCAGAAGATTGATAGAATGATGGAAGCCTTTGCATCTCGTTACTGTCTTTGCAACCCGGGAGTTTTTCAGTCTACAG ATACGTGCTATGTCCTGTCTTTTGCAATCATAATGCTCAACACTAGCTTGCACAATCCAAATGTCAGGGATAAGCCAGCAGTGGAGAGGTTTATATCTATGAACCGCGGTATTAATGAAGGTGGGGACCTCCCAGAGGAATTATTAAGG AATTTATATGATAGTATTAAAAACGAGCCCTTTAAAATTCCAGAAGACGATGGAAACGACTTGACACACACGTTTTTCAACCCAGACAGAGAAGGCTGGCTCTTAAAATTAG
- the LOC142463115 gene encoding cytohesin-3-like isoform X1: protein MTEIDNLTSVEESKTTQRNKQIAMGRKKFNMDPKKGIQFLLENDLLQNTAEEIAQFLYKGEGLNKTVIGDYLGERDDFNIQVLHAFVELHEFADLNLVQALRQFLWSFRLPGEAQKIDRMMEAFASRYCLCNPGVFQSTDTCYVLSFAIIMLNTSLHNPNVRDKPAVERFISMNRGINEGGDLPEELLRNLYDSIKNEPFKIPEDDGNDLTHTFFNPDREGWLLKLDPISRKQFQDSIPGVAA from the exons ATGACCGAAATAGATAATTTGACCTCTGTAGAAGAAAG TAAAACGACGCAGAGGAATAAACAAATTGCTATGGGAAGAAAAAAATTCAACATGGACCCCAAAAAG GGGATCCAGTTTCTCCTAGAGAATGACTTGCTGCAGAACACCGCGGAGGAGATAGCTCAGTTCCTGTACAAAGGGGAAGGACTCAATAAAACAGTAATTGGTGATTACCTGGGGGAAAG ggatGATTTTAACATTCAAGTCCTTCATGCCTTCGTTGAACTCCATGAATTTGCTGATTTGAATCTTGTCCAGGCGTTAAG ACAGTTTCTGTGGAGTTTCAGGCTCCCTGGAGAGGCCCAGAAGATTGATAGAATGATGGAAGCCTTTGCATCTCGTTACTGTCTTTGCAACCCGGGAGTTTTTCAGTCTACAG ATACGTGCTATGTCCTGTCTTTTGCAATCATAATGCTCAACACTAGCTTGCACAATCCAAATGTCAGGGATAAGCCAGCAGTGGAGAGGTTTATATCTATGAACCGCGGTATTAATGAAGGTGGGGACCTCCCAGAGGAATTATTAAGG AATTTATATGATAGTATTAAAAACGAGCCCTTTAAAATTCCAGAAGACGATGGAAACGACTTGACACACACGTTTTTCAACCCAGACAGAGAAGGCTGGCTCTTAAAATTAG
- the LOC142463115 gene encoding cytohesin-3-like isoform X2: protein MTEIDNLTSVEESKTTQRNKQIAMGRKKFNMDPKKGIQFLLENDLLQNTAEEIAQFLYKGEGLNKTVIGDYLGERDDFNIQVLHAFVELHEFADLNLVQALRQFLWSFRLPGEAQKIDRMMEAFASRYCLCNPGVFQSTDTCYVLSFAIIMLNTSLHNPNVRDKPAVERFISMNRGINEGGDLPEELLRNLYDSIKNEPFKIPEDDGNDLTHTFFNPDREGWLLKLAHQLCGRIGEA from the exons ATGACCGAAATAGATAATTTGACCTCTGTAGAAGAAAG TAAAACGACGCAGAGGAATAAACAAATTGCTATGGGAAGAAAAAAATTCAACATGGACCCCAAAAAG GGGATCCAGTTTCTCCTAGAGAATGACTTGCTGCAGAACACCGCGGAGGAGATAGCTCAGTTCCTGTACAAAGGGGAAGGACTCAATAAAACAGTAATTGGTGATTACCTGGGGGAAAG ggatGATTTTAACATTCAAGTCCTTCATGCCTTCGTTGAACTCCATGAATTTGCTGATTTGAATCTTGTCCAGGCGTTAAG ACAGTTTCTGTGGAGTTTCAGGCTCCCTGGAGAGGCCCAGAAGATTGATAGAATGATGGAAGCCTTTGCATCTCGTTACTGTCTTTGCAACCCGGGAGTTTTTCAGTCTACAG ATACGTGCTATGTCCTGTCTTTTGCAATCATAATGCTCAACACTAGCTTGCACAATCCAAATGTCAGGGATAAGCCAGCAGTGGAGAGGTTTATATCTATGAACCGCGGTATTAATGAAGGTGGGGACCTCCCAGAGGAATTATTAAGG AATTTATATGATAGTATTAAAAACGAGCCCTTTAAAATTCCAGAAGACGATGGAAACGACTTGACACACACGTTTTTCAACCCAGACAGAGAAGGCTGGCTCTTAAAATTAG CACACCAGCTCTGTGGGAGAATAGGGGAAGCCTGA